The DNA region CGCATCATCGGGAGCCCCGCGTCGGCGCCTTTCATCGCCCTCTCAGCGCTGTGGATCGTGCCGATGGCCCTGGTCCGCGTGCCGACCAGCGTCTTCGAAGGATGCCAGGAGATGAAGTACTCCTCCCTGGCCGCGATCGTCCGCGAGCCGCTCAAGGTCGTTGTCCTCCTCGCCCTGATCCCCCTCGGGTTTACGGTGCGGCTGGCCGTCTGGGGCTGGGTCGTCTGGTCGGTCGTCATGGTGCTCTTGACGCTGGGTCTGATGGTCATGTTCCTGCACAAGCAGGGCCTTGGACTTCGCGTCAGCGGGCGATGGGAAGGCCGGGGGCTGCTCGCCTCCAGCCGATACCTCTACCTGCCGCACCTGAGCGCCTGCCTGCTGCCGGTGCTGCTGCGGCTCCTGGTGAACCGGTTCAGCCCGACGGGCGGCGTCGGCGCCTTCCATAACGCCATGAGCCTGGCGACGCTGACGATGATGGTCTTTCTGCCGATCTCGCAGGCGCTCCTGCCCGCCTTTGCCCACGCCCACGCCCGCAGGCAATCGCTCGAGGCCCTGGCCCACACCGCGACGCGGATCGTGGGCCTGGTCGCGTTCCTCGGCCTGACGTTCTACTCGTTCTTCTCGGGCCGACTGCTGGCGATCTTCTATGGGGCCGCCTACCAGGAAGCGGGTCTGTTCCTGGCGATGGCGGTTGTCGGCGTCTTCTTCGACTCGTTCAAGGTCATCACGAACCCTCTGCTGAAGGGCGCGATGCAGGCCCGCGCGGTCACCTGGATCGAGGTCGTCCGTCTCGTCGTGACGCTGGCGACGGGCGTCCCGCTCACCATGCGGTTCGGGCCGCTCGGCATGATGGAGGGTTTCGTCCTCGGGTGCATCGTGACGACGGTCCTCCAGTTTTTCTACGCGCAGCAACTCCTGGGCATCCATTGCTGGGCGGACACGATCCTGCCCGCCGTCTGGGCGGCGGTGCTGTGCGGCGGCTGGATGGCCGGTCACTACTTCCCCGACCTCGGCCCGCAGGTCACGGTCCCGGCAGCGCTGGGCATCGTGGCGGTCCTGATGATCGTCCGGCCGCCCGTCACCCTGGCGGAACTGCAGACGATCTGGCGGATCGTAGTGTCGCGGCAATCCGCGGCCGCGGCGCGCCCTCGGGGAAACGGCTACTGAGGAGCCCATCATGGCGAGACTTCTGTCCATCCTCTCCGGCGAGGCTCAGCGCCTGGCCCTGGGCGCCCTGACCGTCCTGGGGCGGGTCTACCCGGCCAACCGGCGCTCCGGGACGTTCGTCTCCGACGCGGAGCCGGCCATCCTCGGCGGAAGCGGGCGTTGCGGCACGACGCTCCTGAGGGTGATGCTCGATTCCCACGGCCGCTTCTCGTGCGGGCCCGAATCGGACTTGTTTCTCGACAAGCCTTTTTTTCCCTTCGGGCCCAAATCGGACTTTTTTCGCGACAAGCGCGTTTTTCTCGAACTGCTCGCGCGAAACTTCGACATCCCTCTCGCCGAGGTCGCGCGCCTGTTCCACCAGGCGCGCTCGCGCGCCGAATTCGCCGACCTCTTCTTCCGCCTCTATTGCGAAAGCACCGGCAAACCGCGCTGGGCCGAAAAGTCCCCCGACAACCTCCTGAACCTCGAGTTCATCCGCGCCGCCTTTCCGCGCTCCAAGTTCATCCACATTCTCCGCGACGGCCGCGACGTCGCCTGCTCCTTCCGCACCCACCCCCGCCACGTCGTCCGCCGAGGCCGACTCGTGCCCACCCACAATTGGCATCCCATTCGCTGGTGCATCGGCCGGTGGGTCCAGGCCGTCGAGACCGCACGCCCCTACCGCGGCCAGCCCTGGTACATGGAGGTGAAGTACGAAGACCTCGTCGCCTCGCCCCGCGAAACGATGCGCAGGATCCTGGACTTCCTCGGCGAGCCGTGGGACGAAAACGTCCTCCACTTCCAGGACGTGCCGCGCGACGCCACCCGGTTCCCCGCCAACGTCGAAGCGGTCGGCCCGTTGAAGCAAAGCGCAGCCGGCCGATGGCGACGCGACTTCAGCGACGAGGACAAACGGATCTTCAAGGAAATGGCCGGGCCCCTGCTCGTGGAAGTCGGCTACGAAACGTCCGACGACTGGTAGCCGGACAGACCGCTACAGGTATCCCAACTCGCGCAGGCGCTCTTCCACCGTCCGGCGCGACGCTTCATCGTAAGGCTCCGCGGCCGCGGCCGCCGGCACCCCGCGCCTCGGCGCCAAGCGAATCGGATGCGCGGCGCGGAACGGCTCCGCGACCATCTCTTCCAGCGGCCGACCGTCCATGTCCTCCGGAATCGGCACCCCCATCAGCCGCAGCACCGTCGGCGTCACGTCCGCGACGGTCGCCCCCTCGAGCCGCACTCCCGCCCGCACGTCCGGCCCGCAGGCCAGAAACACCCCTTCCGGCCGATGGGTGCCCGAGTCGCAGAACTCCACGCCGCCGAAGTACCCCTCGGCGTCGAATCCGAACTGCACGGCACAGGTGCAGCGGTAGTCGTCCAGCACGAAGATGAGGTCGGGCGCGCTCCCGACAAAGGGCCCCTGGTAGGCCTCGCGTCCGCGGCGCATCTTCGTCACGATGGGCCGGCCGGAGCGCGGGTCCTGCACCTCCGCGAGCCGCTTCTCGAGGTCCGCCAGCACCGCCTCGTATTCCGCGCCTTCGGAGACGATGCCGTCGGGCTCCCGGCCCTTGAGGTTGATGAAGATCTCGCCGAAAGCCTCGCGCGCGTAGGCGCGTGTGCGGCTCCAATCCACGTCCTCGTTCGACGTGACGAAGCCGATGGCCCGCTCCGCCAGGACGTTCGGCACGAGCCGGCCGATCCAGTTGAACCGTCCCCGCAACCACGACAGCAGCCGATAGGCCCGGGGCAGAAATTTCCGCCGTTCCAGAAATCGCCTCAGCCGGCCCCGCGCCGTGTCTTTCAGCGCCAGGAAACCCTGGTCTGCGAGCCACTTGTTAACGTACATGACGCGGTCGTGCAGCCCCGCTCCGTGGTCCGACACCACGAGGACGTTGCAGTCCGGGCCGACGAGTTCCAGAATCCGCCCTACGGCCGCGTCCAGCGCCTCGTAAACCGCCCGGGCCTCGCGCGCCAGGTCGCTCGCCTCCTGCGTCGGGTCCGTCAGCACGTGCCAGACCTTGTGCTGGAGCCAGTCCGACTCCATGAACACGAACATTCCGAAGTCCACCGGCCGCGTCTCGAACAGATGCTCGATCGCCCGAACCCGCATCCGCACCAGGTCGCCGAGTTCCCGCACGTAGGGCAGCGGCGTGCTCGGACTATAGACCTGGCTGGTCCACGTCCGGTACCCTCCGACCGCCTCGTGAAGTTCCCGGCCCAGGGCCTCCGGATGCGTGAACGTCTTCGTGACGTCGGGCGTCATGAAACAGCCGACGAGATACCCGTTGACCTCGCGCGGCGGCCAGGTGACCGGCGCGTTGAAGACGCCGACCCGCAGGCCCGCGCGGCCGACGTGGTCCCAGAGGCGCGGCGCGCGGCAGGTCCGCTCGTCGATCAGTTCGGTCTCGTACCCGCCCGGCCGCAGACGCAGGAACCCGAAGATGCCGTGACCGCCCGGATCGCGGCCCGTCGTGATCGTCGCCCACGCGGGCGGGCTGAGCGGCACGTCCAGCGATTGCAGAACGCCCCGCGCCCCCTTCGCGGCCACCTTCGCCAGGTTCGGAAGAACAGCAATATATCGCACGCCGCTGCGGCCGCAACCCCAAAGCGCCTGAGCCGGCCCACGCCCGCCCCTCGGCGGAAAAAGGAATGAACGCCTCCCCGGGCCCCCGTATAATTGCCGCCAACTCCAAGGAACCCTGCCCTCATGTGCGGCATCGCGGGATTCAACTGGGAAGACGGCGACCTCGGCCGGCGGATGAACGTCCTCCAGGCCCACCGCGGACCGGACGGCGAGGGCCTGCGCGTCGCGGACGGCGTCACGCTGGCCCACCGGCGCCTGGCCATCATCGACCTCTCGGATCCGAAGCCGCACCGATTCCGAGACAATCGTCCACGGCTACGAGGCGTGGGGCCCGGCGTGCGTCGAGCGGTTCAACGGCCAGTTCGCCTTCTGCATCCACGACGTCAAGGGGCATCGGCTCTTCCTCGCGCGCGACCGATTCGGCGTCAGGCCGCTTCATTTCTGGCACGCCGGCCGGCGCTTCGCCTTCGCCTCGGAGATCAAGGCGCTTCTGGCCTGCCCCGACATTCCGCGCCGGGCGAACGATCTGGCCGTTTACGATTACCTCGCCTACAACTGCTATAACCACACCGACGCCACCTTCTTCGAGGACGTCCGGGCCCTGAGGCCGGGGCATCGCGCGACCTTCGACCTGGATTCGGGTCGGCTGGCCATCGAGCAGTTCTACGAAATCCCGCTCCGCGACCCGGCGGACCCCGGTCTGGCCACCGCTTGCGACGAGTTCCGCCGCCTGTTCTACGACGCCATTTTCCTGCGCCTCGTCCGGGCCGACGTCGAGGTCGGCTCGTGCCTATCGGGCGGGCTCGATTCCTCGAGCATCGTCTGCGGACTCCATGCCCGCGCGCCCGACCGCATCCGCGGGCACAAAACCTTCAGCCTCACCTTCCCCGACAAACCCGAGGTCAACGAGTCGCATTATGTGGATGAAGTCGTCGCCCGGACCGGCGTGGACGCCAAACGCACCACCAGCCATACGGAGAAAATCCTCGGCGACCTCGAACGACTGATTTACCACCAGGACGAACCCTTCGGCGGCCCCAGCATCTACGGCCAGTGGGAAGTCATGCGCCTCGCCGGCGAGCACCACATCAAGGTGCTCCTGGACGGCCAGGGCGGCGACGAACTCCTGGCCGGGTACTTCTTCTTCTACGGATACCACTTCCTGGAACTGGCGGGGCGGGGCCGGCTGATGGAACTCGCGCGGGAATTGGGCGGCTACCGGCGCCGGCATCGCGGCGTGTGGGACGGGCTTCTCGCCCCGCTCCTCTTCCTCGCGCCGAGGTTCCTCAAGCGGCGCCTGACGCGGCGATACCTGCGCGTGCCGATCCGGACCGACTTCGCCCACCGGTGGGCTTCCGCCAGCACCGTCCCCGAAGAGATGTACCGCCGGATGCCGCTCAACCGCGCCCTCAAGATGCGCTTCGAGGTCAGCCTGCCGCAACTCCTGCGCGAGGAGGACCGCAACTCAATGGCCTACTCCATCGAGTCGCGCCTGCCGTTCCTCGATCACCGCCTCGTCGAGTTCGTCATGAATCTGCCCGGCGGCTACAAGATTCACCGCGGCCAGACGAAATACGTCCTGCGGGAGGCGCTGCGCGGCGTGTTGCCCGAGGACATCCGGACGCGGGCGGGGAAACTCGGTTTCGGCACGCCCATCAACGATTGGCTTCGCTCGCCGGAAATGTCGGCCTTCGTCCGCGAGGTGTTCACCTCGCCCGAGTTCCGCGGCCGGCCCTACCTCGACCCCGCGCGCATCCTCGCCCTCTTCGAGGACCACCAGGCCGGTCGGACAGATTCCTACCAGACCATCTGGAAGGCGCTGAACCTGGAACTGTGGCTGCGGCGTTTCATCGACCCGGCTGAGGTCGCGCCGGCCTAGCGCGGCGAGGCCAGGAACTTCCGTATCGCTTCGATGAATTGCCTGCGGTGCACACTCGGTTGGGGCCGGACCTGGCGCGCTTGAAGCGCCTCGCGCACTGCGTCTTCGAGCCGCTCGATGTCCAAGACGACGCGAACGCCCTGGGTCTCGGCCAACTCGCGCGCCAACTGCATCTGATGGTCGTCGGTGTCCAGTTCGCCCGCGTCCCTTCGGCGCGGCACGATGATGAGGGGCTTGCAAAAGAGAAACGCGTTGAGCACCGTCCCCGCCCCGCAGTGTCCGACGACGAGGTCCGCGTCGC from Planctomycetota bacterium includes:
- a CDS encoding lipopolysaccharide biosynthesis protein, with translation MTQADNTTLYRKITGNTMYLFLAQGLGGVGLFLSYVVASHLLTKGHDTSAYDTYILATSVGVFFLSVSELGLTEGTTRLVASLLGRGLRQQVPAVALRGLAILLVAGTAAALVTFAGADPIARIIGSPASAPFIALSALWIVPMALVRVPTSVFEGCQEMKYSSLAAIVREPLKVVVLLALIPLGFTVRLAVWGWVVWSVVMVLLTLGLMVMFLHKQGLGLRVSGRWEGRGLLASSRYLYLPHLSACLLPVLLRLLVNRFSPTGGVGAFHNAMSLATLTMMVFLPISQALLPAFAHAHARRQSLEALAHTATRIVGLVAFLGLTFYSFFSGRLLAIFYGAAYQEAGLFLAMAVVGVFFDSFKVITNPLLKGAMQARAVTWIEVVRLVVTLATGVPLTMRFGPLGMMEGFVLGCIVTTVLQFFYAQQLLGIHCWADTILPAVWAAVLCGGWMAGHYFPDLGPQVTVPAALGIVAVLMIVRPPVTLAELQTIWRIVVSRQSAAAARPRGNGY
- the asnB gene encoding asparagine synthase (glutamine-hydrolyzing), with protein sequence MVHGYEAWGPACVERFNGQFAFCIHDVKGHRLFLARDRFGVRPLHFWHAGRRFAFASEIKALLACPDIPRRANDLAVYDYLAYNCYNHTDATFFEDVRALRPGHRATFDLDSGRLAIEQFYEIPLRDPADPGLATACDEFRRLFYDAIFLRLVRADVEVGSCLSGGLDSSSIVCGLHARAPDRIRGHKTFSLTFPDKPEVNESHYVDEVVARTGVDAKRTTSHTEKILGDLERLIYHQDEPFGGPSIYGQWEVMRLAGEHHIKVLLDGQGGDELLAGYFFFYGYHFLELAGRGRLMELARELGGYRRRHRGVWDGLLAPLLFLAPRFLKRRLTRRYLRVPIRTDFAHRWASASTVPEEMYRRMPLNRALKMRFEVSLPQLLREEDRNSMAYSIESRLPFLDHRLVEFVMNLPGGYKIHRGQTKYVLREALRGVLPEDIRTRAGKLGFGTPINDWLRSPEMSAFVREVFTSPEFRGRPYLDPARILALFEDHQAGRTDSYQTIWKALNLELWLRRFIDPAEVAPA
- a CDS encoding sulfotransferase gives rise to the protein MARLLSILSGEAQRLALGALTVLGRVYPANRRSGTFVSDAEPAILGGSGRCGTTLLRVMLDSHGRFSCGPESDLFLDKPFFPFGPKSDFFRDKRVFLELLARNFDIPLAEVARLFHQARSRAEFADLFFRLYCESTGKPRWAEKSPDNLLNLEFIRAAFPRSKFIHILRDGRDVACSFRTHPRHVVRRGRLVPTHNWHPIRWCIGRWVQAVETARPYRGQPWYMEVKYEDLVASPRETMRRILDFLGEPWDENVLHFQDVPRDATRFPANVEAVGPLKQSAAGRWRRDFSDEDKRIFKEMAGPLLVEVGYETSDDW
- a CDS encoding glycosyltransferase, whose product is MIFVTIGSSEKGLDFTRLVEAMDRIAGRLGVDVLIQRGAVDYEPKHARHVRFVRFDEALRLFRDADLVVGHCGAGTVLNAFLFCKPLIIVPRRRDAGELDTDDHQMQLARELAETQGVRVVLDIERLEDAVREALQARQVRPQPSVHRRQFIEAIRKFLASPR
- a CDS encoding alkaline phosphatase family protein, with product MRYIAVLPNLAKVAAKGARGVLQSLDVPLSPPAWATITTGRDPGGHGIFGFLRLRPGGYETELIDERTCRAPRLWDHVGRAGLRVGVFNAPVTWPPREVNGYLVGCFMTPDVTKTFTHPEALGRELHEAVGGYRTWTSQVYSPSTPLPYVRELGDLVRMRVRAIEHLFETRPVDFGMFVFMESDWLQHKVWHVLTDPTQEASDLAREARAVYEALDAAVGRILELVGPDCNVLVVSDHGAGLHDRVMYVNKWLADQGFLALKDTARGRLRRFLERRKFLPRAYRLLSWLRGRFNWIGRLVPNVLAERAIGFVTSNEDVDWSRTRAYAREAFGEIFINLKGREPDGIVSEGAEYEAVLADLEKRLAEVQDPRSGRPIVTKMRRGREAYQGPFVGSAPDLIFVLDDYRCTCAVQFGFDAEGYFGGVEFCDSGTHRPEGVFLACGPDVRAGVRLEGATVADVTPTVLRLMGVPIPEDMDGRPLEEMVAEPFRAAHPIRLAPRRGVPAAAAAEPYDEASRRTVEERLRELGYL